The following coding sequences lie in one Mucilaginibacter sp. KACC 22773 genomic window:
- a CDS encoding mechanosensitive ion channel family protein: protein MQNLFKTICLFLIAALAFNQDCPAQVKKKKGHLSVRDSLRQKVLRRDSVIRSFKNVDGSVNMLLGKIEDYTTSYVETNSDLSRGFDTLEISQELPTLEKRMALMRNAIDRSSTLGNLVTIRDIIDHLKNQMDSWEDQVTIYNNQLDAIHGKIADFKADTVLRNAPSDSSLRAKTIVQVQDLDAKWQTLDSNAKKSMIRIGLLENRISALSILLIDLDDRIDLKIHEFTVKALTNEYGFIWNPHKSKTPNDLGTAFAKTSRLVSLLYVYFITNKSNYVGHVVNLLILVAFFAWIYNSRKKIASLNTGYNDIFEQTNYIVKHPYLSTLTVFAIISPYLYDHATLAFAHTMFLIMMASIGILIKNNWPRPLYKFYVVLFTAAIFLCASSLMVLITYPDRIMLLILSSLVIYYSLQFLKDVKRNKEEYPPYTLRAIQIFIALHIFSVLLNIAGRFSLAKLLAVTATLNLCLAMGFYLLFQILMESLFLQLEGNKKTENSLTSFLDFKELQKKSKGFLIKITGILWLVALAKNLTIDDYIYDQVNDFLNSPHQVSSTAFTFRSILVFVIVIWISGLIARVISYFYDFAGQQTKLTPQAKKTRSSILLIRLTIFVVGFFVAITAAGIPMDRVTIIIGALGVGIGFGLQNIVNNLVSGVILAFEKPVQVGDIIEVSGKSGTIKEIGIRSSKIECGDGSELIVPNGDLISQHVVNWTLSNNNRRVELIIRVAYGTDVVKAEQILKTIIEGNDDIMKTPAPSVFLYNFSDTAIEFRAWFWAAEISKWLSLKSSVMRAIYIEFDKEGIEIPKGQKDIQVNFPGNFDNQAPPNQAGGAAVPSQGH, encoded by the coding sequence ATGCAAAACCTATTTAAAACCATCTGTTTATTTTTGATCGCCGCGCTGGCGTTTAACCAGGATTGCCCTGCACAGGTAAAAAAAAAGAAGGGGCACTTATCGGTAAGAGATTCTTTGAGGCAGAAGGTTTTGCGAAGGGACTCCGTAATCCGGTCGTTCAAGAATGTAGATGGCTCGGTAAATATGCTGCTTGGCAAAATTGAAGATTATACCACCTCATACGTCGAGACCAATTCCGACCTGTCGCGCGGGTTTGATACTTTAGAGATTAGCCAGGAATTACCAACATTAGAAAAACGGATGGCCTTGATGCGTAATGCTATTGACCGCTCATCTACTTTAGGAAACCTGGTTACCATAAGAGATATCATTGATCATCTTAAAAACCAGATGGACTCCTGGGAAGATCAGGTAACCATTTACAATAATCAGCTTGATGCCATTCATGGTAAGATAGCCGACTTTAAAGCGGATACCGTTTTGCGAAATGCCCCATCCGATAGCAGCCTGAGAGCTAAAACGATTGTGCAGGTGCAGGACCTGGATGCAAAATGGCAAACTTTAGATAGCAATGCAAAAAAATCCATGATCAGGATTGGCCTGCTCGAAAACAGGATATCGGCCCTCTCTATTTTGCTAATAGACCTTGACGACAGGATAGATTTAAAAATTCACGAGTTTACTGTTAAAGCGCTTACAAACGAATATGGCTTTATCTGGAACCCCCATAAAAGTAAAACACCGAATGACTTAGGCACTGCTTTTGCAAAAACCAGCCGCCTGGTTTCCCTGCTTTACGTTTACTTTATAACCAACAAATCTAATTACGTTGGGCACGTGGTAAACCTGTTGATACTGGTTGCTTTTTTTGCCTGGATATATAACAGCCGTAAAAAAATTGCCAGTTTAAACACCGGGTATAATGACATTTTTGAGCAAACAAATTATATTGTCAAGCATCCTTATCTATCAACACTAACCGTTTTTGCCATTATATCTCCTTATCTGTATGATCATGCTACACTGGCATTTGCACATACTATGTTTTTGATTATGATGGCAAGCATTGGTATTTTAATTAAAAACAACTGGCCACGGCCGCTATATAAATTTTATGTTGTTTTGTTTACAGCTGCCATATTTTTGTGCGCAAGCAGTTTAATGGTGCTTATTACCTATCCCGACAGGATTATGCTGCTCATATTATCTTCGCTGGTTATTTATTACTCGTTGCAATTTCTTAAGGATGTAAAAAGGAATAAAGAAGAGTACCCTCCATACACGCTCCGGGCTATACAGATATTTATTGCGTTACATATTTTTTCGGTATTGTTAAACATTGCCGGGCGGTTTAGCCTGGCCAAATTATTAGCTGTAACCGCTACTTTAAACCTATGCCTGGCTATGGGCTTCTATTTACTGTTTCAAATATTAATGGAAAGTTTGTTTTTGCAGTTAGAGGGCAATAAAAAAACGGAAAACAGCTTAACCTCTTTTCTTGATTTTAAGGAGCTGCAGAAAAAGTCAAAAGGTTTTTTGATTAAAATAACCGGAATATTATGGCTGGTGGCTTTAGCTAAAAACCTAACCATCGACGATTATATATACGACCAGGTTAATGATTTTTTAAACTCGCCGCACCAGGTAAGCAGCACAGCTTTCACTTTTCGCAGTATACTGGTGTTTGTAATTGTAATCTGGATTTCGGGGTTGATAGCCCGGGTAATAAGCTACTTTTATGATTTTGCCGGCCAGCAAACCAAACTAACACCACAAGCTAAAAAAACCAGGTCGTCTATATTACTTATCAGGTTAACCATTTTTGTTGTGGGCTTTTTTGTGGCCATAACCGCCGCGGGCATCCCAATGGATAGGGTAACCATTATTATTGGCGCTTTGGGCGTTGGTATAGGCTTTGGTTTGCAAAACATAGTAAACAACCTGGTATCGGGTGTAATACTTGCTTTTGAAAAGCCTGTACAGGTAGGCGATATTATTGAAGTAAGCGGCAAATCGGGCACAATTAAAGAAATTGGAATCCGATCGAGTAAAATTGAATGCGGCGATGGATCTGAACTTATTGTTCCTAATGGCGACCTTATTTCCCAACACGTGGTAAACTGGACTTTAAGTAACAATAACCGCCGTGTTGAGCTAATTATCCGGGTGGCTTACGGAACAGACGTGGTAAAGGCCGAGCAAATACTTAAAACTATCATTGAGGGCAATGACGACATTATGAAAACCCCGGCGCCTTCTGTTTTTCTTTATAATTTCAGCGATACAGCTATCGAATTCCGGGCCTGGTTCTGGGCGGCCGAAATATCGAAATGGCTTAGTTTGAAAAGCAGTGTAATGCGTGCTATTTATATTGAATTTGATAAAGAGGGGATAGAAATACCAAAGGGACAAAAAGACATCCAGGTTAATTTTCCTGGCAACTTTGATAACCAGGCCCCACCAAACCAGGCAGGCGGTGCGGCGGTGCCCTCCCAGGGTCATTAA
- a CDS encoding zeta toxin family protein produces MPNLYIIAGCNGAGKTTASYTVLPELLNCYEFVNADNIAAGISPFSPESVALGAGRIMLQRIDELLKQKVDFAIETTLSTRSYVSMIKKVQQNGYNVTPLYFWLKSPQMAMQRVALRVSEGGHNIPKDVIIRRYYGGLKNLIQLYIPICDKWLVVNNTNVEPIFVARGGLRFETSIIKADIWSTILKQSDDNESKY; encoded by the coding sequence ATGCCAAATTTATATATTATTGCGGGTTGCAATGGTGCTGGTAAAACAACGGCAAGTTACACTGTTTTACCCGAACTGCTTAACTGTTACGAGTTTGTTAATGCCGATAATATTGCGGCAGGGATTTCGCCGTTTAGCCCCGAAAGCGTGGCTTTGGGGGCAGGTAGGATTATGTTACAACGTATTGATGAACTTTTAAAGCAGAAGGTTGATTTTGCCATCGAAACAACATTATCCACCAGAAGTTATGTATCGATGATAAAAAAAGTTCAGCAAAACGGGTATAATGTAACCCCGCTTTATTTTTGGTTAAAATCGCCTCAAATGGCGATGCAACGGGTAGCCTTACGGGTAAGCGAGGGAGGGCATAATATACCCAAAGATGTGATAATTCGCAGATATTACGGGGGATTAAAAAATTTGATACAACTATATATTCCCATCTGCGACAAGTGGCTGGTTGTCAATAATACAAATGTTGAACCGATATTTGTTGCCAGGGGTGGGCTTCGGTTTGAAACAAGTATAATAAAAGCCGATATTTGGAGTACTATTTTAAAGCAAAGCGATGATAACGAAAGCAAATACTAA